The Chelatococcus sp. HY11 genome includes a window with the following:
- a CDS encoding TlyA family RNA methyltransferase, which translates to MAGEKTRADKLLVERGFFETRARAQAAIAAGLVTANGITVRKPSDGLAPDAAITASAPHPYVSRGGVKLEAGLEAFALSPTGRICLDVGASTGGFTEVLLGRGALKVYAVDVGHGQLHPSVASNPRVVSMEGTDARKLTREAVPEPVGLVVADVSFISLRLVLPPVMPLLADEAALVALVKPQFEAGRAHVVKGIVRDPAIHARVCDEIADFVSGLGFDVLGLIPSPIAGGDGNREFLIGARRR; encoded by the coding sequence ATGGCGGGTGAGAAGACAAGAGCGGACAAGCTCCTGGTCGAACGAGGCTTCTTCGAGACGCGGGCGAGGGCGCAAGCCGCCATTGCCGCGGGCCTCGTCACCGCCAATGGCATCACCGTACGCAAGCCCTCCGACGGCCTCGCGCCGGATGCGGCCATCACGGCGAGCGCGCCACATCCCTATGTGTCGCGCGGCGGGGTGAAGCTTGAAGCGGGGCTGGAGGCCTTCGCCCTCTCGCCGACCGGGCGGATCTGTCTCGACGTCGGCGCCTCGACCGGAGGCTTCACGGAGGTGCTGCTCGGCCGTGGCGCCTTGAAGGTCTATGCCGTCGACGTGGGGCATGGCCAACTGCATCCGAGCGTGGCGTCCAATCCCCGTGTCGTCTCGATGGAAGGGACCGATGCGCGCAAACTCACGCGTGAGGCGGTGCCCGAGCCCGTGGGCCTTGTTGTCGCGGATGTCAGCTTCATCTCGCTCCGGCTGGTGCTGCCGCCGGTCATGCCCCTGCTCGCCGACGAAGCGGCACTTGTGGCGCTGGTGAAGCCCCAGTTCGAGGCCGGGCGCGCGCATGTGGTGAAGGGCATCGTGCGCGATCCCGCCATTCACGCCCGCGTCTGCGATGAGATCGCGGATTTTGTCAGCGGGCTCGGCTTCGATGTATTGGGGCTGATCCCCTCGCCGATCGCCGGCGGCGACGGCAACCGTGAATTCCTCATCGGCGCGCGCCGGAGATAG
- a CDS encoding RNA methyltransferase, protein MTTSLTIDRLGRRGDGVALYENAPVHVPYALPGETVSVALDGERTELLAIDEASPARRAPECSYFTQCGGCATQHMDETLYRRWKRELLVSALAWAGIEVSVDDLLDAHGEGRRRVTFHARLVDGKAAVGFMAARSHTLVAIDHCPVLTPGLARAPAVARALADAVGVRKPLDIQLTATSGGLDVDMRGLGPARDKERLVLTTLASHLDLARLSLHGELIVERRPPGIMMGRALVLPPPGGFLQATAMGEDTLGRLVSEACQGRKRVADLFAGCGPFALRLAERSTVHAVESFAPALQALDKAVRGKQGLRPITTEKRDLFRRPLLPLELNRFDAVVFDPPRAGAEAQVREIAASKLKHVVAVSCDAQTFARDMSVLIAAGFSLQRVIPLDQFRYSSHMEIVGILKR, encoded by the coding sequence ATGACGACCAGTCTCACGATCGATCGCCTGGGGCGGCGCGGCGACGGCGTCGCCCTGTATGAGAACGCGCCGGTGCATGTGCCCTACGCGTTGCCGGGCGAGACCGTGTCCGTGGCGCTTGACGGCGAGCGCACCGAATTGCTCGCAATCGACGAGGCGTCGCCAGCGCGACGCGCGCCGGAATGCTCCTATTTCACCCAGTGTGGCGGCTGCGCGACCCAGCATATGGACGAGACGCTCTACCGCCGGTGGAAGCGGGAACTGCTCGTCTCGGCGCTGGCCTGGGCCGGGATAGAGGTATCGGTTGACGATCTCCTCGACGCACACGGCGAAGGCCGGCGGCGCGTCACCTTCCATGCGCGCCTCGTGGACGGCAAGGCGGCCGTGGGCTTCATGGCGGCACGCAGCCATACGCTCGTGGCCATCGACCATTGTCCCGTGCTCACGCCGGGCCTGGCGCGCGCTCCGGCTGTCGCCAGGGCGCTCGCGGACGCCGTCGGCGTCCGCAAGCCTCTCGACATCCAGCTCACGGCAACGAGCGGCGGGCTTGATGTCGACATGCGCGGGCTCGGGCCGGCACGCGACAAGGAGCGCCTGGTCCTGACCACGCTGGCTAGCCATCTCGATCTCGCCCGCCTGTCCCTCCATGGCGAACTCATCGTCGAACGCCGGCCGCCAGGCATCATGATGGGACGCGCGCTCGTGTTGCCACCGCCCGGCGGCTTTCTTCAGGCGACCGCGATGGGCGAGGACACGCTGGGCCGGCTCGTCAGCGAAGCCTGCCAGGGCCGGAAGCGCGTCGCCGACCTTTTTGCGGGCTGTGGCCCCTTTGCGCTACGCTTGGCCGAGCGCAGCACCGTCCATGCGGTCGAATCCTTCGCCCCCGCGCTCCAGGCTCTCGACAAGGCGGTTCGTGGCAAGCAGGGCCTGCGCCCGATCACCACCGAAAAAAGGGACCTGTTCCGCCGCCCGCTCCTGCCGCTCGAGCTCAATCGCTTCGACGCGGTGGTCTTTGATCCCCCGCGCGCCGGTGCGGAAGCGCAGGTCCGGGAAATCGCCGCCAGCAAATTGAAGCACGTGGTCGCCGTCTCCTGCGACGCGCAGACCTTCGCGCGGGATATGTCTGTTCTGATCGCGGCAGGTTTCTCGCTCCAGCGCGTGATACCGCTGGACCAGTTCCGATATTCTTCGCATATGGAAATCGTCGGAATTCTGAAACGTTGA
- a CDS encoding FAD-binding oxidoreductase produces MDNATVIEALTAIVGAPYVLTASEDMAPFLHEPRGLFHGTARAIVKPASTTEVAAVMRLANDLGLAVVPQGGNTGLVGGQTPDAQRPAIVLSLQRLDRIREVDAVTDTITVDGGVTLLKVQEAAEAADRLFPLSLASEGSCTIGGNIASNAGGTAVLAYGNTRDLVLGLEVVLADGRILNTLGKLRKDNTGYDLKNLFIGSEGSLGIVTGAVLKLFPRPRQRITVFCAIPSPDAAVQLLARVKSEIGSSLTTFEIMPRIGIELVVRHAPGARDPFAEPHPWYVLIELSSQIEGDLDAKLEHSLGGAIEDGLVLDAVLAASLDQRLAFWGLREHLSEVQGREGGSIKHDVSVPIAEIPILIEEASAAAEKLIPGIRPVPFGHIGDGNIHFNFSQPVDWDKQAFLDRWHDLNEVVHAIVIRHGGSISAEHGIGRLKRAALPAVKDPVAMELMRTLKAALDPSGILNPGVIV; encoded by the coding sequence ATGGACAATGCGACTGTGATCGAGGCTCTGACGGCGATTGTCGGCGCGCCCTATGTGCTGACGGCATCTGAGGACATGGCCCCGTTCCTTCACGAACCCCGGGGGCTCTTCCACGGCACGGCGCGTGCGATCGTCAAACCGGCCTCGACGACGGAAGTCGCCGCTGTCATGCGGCTCGCCAACGACCTCGGCCTTGCTGTCGTACCGCAAGGCGGCAACACCGGCCTTGTCGGTGGCCAGACGCCGGACGCCCAGCGTCCCGCCATCGTGCTGTCACTGCAGCGCCTCGATCGTATCCGCGAGGTCGATGCGGTCACCGATACGATCACGGTGGACGGCGGGGTCACGTTGCTCAAGGTGCAGGAGGCGGCTGAAGCTGCTGACCGGCTGTTTCCGCTGTCGCTCGCCTCGGAGGGCTCCTGCACGATCGGCGGCAATATCGCCTCCAACGCCGGCGGCACGGCCGTTCTCGCCTATGGCAACACGCGCGATCTGGTGCTGGGACTGGAGGTAGTGCTCGCGGACGGGCGTATCCTCAACACCCTCGGCAAGCTGCGCAAGGACAACACCGGCTACGACCTGAAGAATCTCTTCATCGGATCTGAAGGCAGCCTCGGCATCGTGACAGGGGCGGTGCTCAAGCTGTTCCCCCGACCACGCCAGCGCATCACGGTGTTCTGCGCGATTCCCTCGCCGGACGCCGCCGTGCAGCTTCTGGCGCGGGTCAAGTCGGAGATCGGCTCCAGCCTGACGACCTTCGAGATCATGCCGCGCATCGGCATCGAACTCGTCGTGCGGCACGCGCCCGGTGCGCGCGACCCCTTCGCCGAGCCACATCCCTGGTATGTGCTGATCGAGCTGTCATCCCAGATCGAGGGCGATCTCGATGCCAAGCTTGAGCATTCCCTCGGCGGCGCTATCGAGGATGGCCTTGTACTGGACGCCGTGCTTGCGGCCTCGCTGGACCAGCGCCTTGCCTTCTGGGGCTTGCGCGAACACCTGTCGGAAGTGCAGGGTCGCGAGGGCGGCTCGATCAAGCACGACGTCTCGGTCCCGATCGCGGAAATCCCGATACTGATCGAGGAGGCGAGCGCCGCCGCCGAGAAGCTGATCCCGGGCATCCGCCCCGTTCCCTTCGGCCATATCGGCGACGGCAACATCCATTTCAACTTCAGCCAGCCCGTCGATTGGGACAAGCAGGCCTTCCTCGACCGCTGGCATGACCTCAACGAGGTCGTTCACGCCATCGTCATCCGCCATGGCGGATCGATTTCCGCCGAGCATGGCATCGGGCGTCTCAAGCGCGCGGCGCTGCCCGCCGTGAAGGACCCGGTCGCCATGGAACTCATGCGCACATTGAAGGCGGCGCTCGACCCGTCCGGGATCCTCAATCCAGGCGTAATCGTTTAA
- a CDS encoding magnesium transporter CorA family protein yields MRLERSVVPADGVIPESTLWLDLVSPTAVEDKLVEQHLGIEIPTREDMDDIEPSELLYLEHGARYMTARLLFNVANEPQMAGVTFIVKDNALVTVRYDEPKAFAMFANRASRPGGCGPTADAIVVGLLETVIDRAAEVLQATADRIDRVSQDIFEKAPGMVRKRGDYYDTLQALGRYGTLISMSRESLVSIERVLLFLSASYRTTKAPKELREQVRTTLRDLQSLEEHATFQSNKIQFLLDASLGLVNLEQNNIIKLFSVVAVIFMPPTLVASIYGMNFQIMPELQWEFGYPLAISFMIAAAVAPYLFFRWKRWL; encoded by the coding sequence ATGCGGCTGGAGCGCAGCGTCGTGCCGGCCGACGGCGTTATTCCGGAGAGCACGCTCTGGCTGGATCTGGTCAGCCCGACCGCGGTCGAGGACAAACTCGTGGAGCAGCATCTCGGCATCGAGATTCCGACCCGCGAGGACATGGACGACATCGAGCCTTCGGAACTGCTCTATCTGGAGCATGGCGCGCGCTACATGACGGCACGGCTGTTGTTCAATGTCGCGAACGAGCCGCAGATGGCGGGCGTCACCTTCATCGTCAAGGACAACGCGTTGGTGACGGTGCGCTATGACGAGCCCAAGGCCTTCGCCATGTTCGCCAATCGCGCATCGCGGCCGGGCGGGTGTGGCCCGACAGCCGATGCCATCGTCGTGGGCTTGCTGGAAACGGTCATCGATCGGGCCGCCGAGGTGCTGCAGGCAACGGCCGACCGCATCGATCGCGTCTCGCAGGACATCTTCGAGAAAGCGCCGGGCATGGTGCGCAAGCGCGGCGACTACTATGACACCCTGCAGGCTCTTGGTCGCTATGGCACGCTGATCTCGATGAGCCGGGAGAGCCTGGTGTCGATCGAGCGCGTGCTCCTCTTCCTCTCCGCGAGCTACCGGACAACCAAGGCGCCCAAGGAGCTCAGGGAGCAGGTGCGCACCACGCTGCGCGATCTCCAGTCCCTCGAGGAACACGCTACCTTCCAGTCCAACAAGATCCAGTTCCTGCTCGATGCTTCCCTCGGCCTCGTCAATCTCGAGCAGAACAACATCATCAAGCTGTTCTCGGTGGTGGCCGTCATCTTCATGCCGCCGACGCTGGTCGCCTCGATCTACGGCATGAATTTCCAGATCATGCCCGAGCTGCAATGGGAGTTCGGCTATCCCCTCGCCATCAGCTTCATGATCGCGGCAGCTGTCGCGCCTTATCTCTTCTTCCGCTGGAAGCGCTGGCTGTAG
- a CDS encoding acyl-CoA dehydrogenase family protein, which yields MTYRAPLSDIMATMRHAAGCDEAIREGLYGDLSVDLIAAILGEAGTFAEEVIAPLNRAGDTDGARLIDGRVVTTPGWRDAYRVWAAGGWNGLVASEEWGGQRLPMLVQVACLELWNSGSMAFAIGPTLTAAGIEALDIHGTSELRRLYLPQLVSGEWMGTMNLTEPQAGTDLSALNTRAERAADGTYRVTGTKIFITYGEHDLTDNIVHMVLARLPDAPPGNRGISLFLVPKFIVNPDGSLGARNDVVCQSLEHKLGIHGSPTCVMSFGDNGGATAYLVGEENRGLACMFTMMNNARLAVGLQGVGVAERACQQALSYARERRQGRRPDTPPGQSAPIIAFPDVRRMLMTMKALTQAARAICYLTASALDRARLAPDATERQRAHETASLLTPIAKAFSTDIGFEVASLGVQVHGGMGYIEETGAAQHLRDARIAMIYEGTNGIQAIDLVTRKIGQSDGAAVHAQIAAIRRTGTRLLAANRPGLGVTAARLRGAVESLDRATSYLLSVLQGGRTDDALAGATPYLRLFAIVQGLASLADIALADDHDAPGSATHEALARFFADHITIGADGLAAEVMGGAGVLGEGEAVLFA from the coding sequence ATGACTTATCGCGCGCCCTTGTCAGATATCATGGCCACCATGCGTCACGCCGCTGGCTGCGACGAGGCGATTCGGGAAGGCCTCTATGGCGATCTGTCGGTGGATCTCATCGCCGCCATTCTTGGGGAGGCGGGCACCTTCGCGGAAGAGGTGATTGCGCCGCTCAATCGCGCGGGTGACACCGACGGGGCCAGGCTGATCGACGGCCGGGTCGTGACCACGCCGGGGTGGCGCGACGCTTATCGCGTCTGGGCGGCCGGCGGCTGGAACGGTCTCGTGGCGTCGGAGGAGTGGGGAGGGCAGCGCCTGCCGATGCTGGTGCAGGTAGCGTGCCTCGAACTCTGGAACTCCGGCTCCATGGCTTTCGCGATCGGCCCAACCCTCACCGCGGCGGGCATAGAGGCGCTCGACATCCACGGCACGTCGGAATTGCGCAGGCTCTATCTGCCCCAACTCGTGTCGGGCGAGTGGATGGGCACCATGAACCTCACCGAACCTCAGGCCGGCACCGACCTCAGCGCGCTCAACACGCGGGCCGAGCGCGCGGCCGACGGCACCTACCGTGTCACGGGAACGAAGATTTTCATCACCTATGGCGAGCACGATCTCACCGACAATATCGTACATATGGTCCTCGCCCGGCTCCCCGATGCCCCGCCCGGCAATCGCGGGATCTCGCTGTTCCTGGTGCCGAAGTTCATTGTGAACCCGGATGGCAGCCTCGGCGCGCGCAATGACGTCGTCTGCCAATCCCTGGAGCACAAGCTCGGCATTCATGGGTCTCCCACTTGCGTTATGTCCTTTGGCGACAACGGCGGCGCCACGGCCTATCTGGTGGGAGAGGAGAACCGGGGCCTCGCCTGCATGTTCACGATGATGAACAATGCGCGTCTCGCCGTCGGCTTGCAGGGGGTCGGCGTGGCCGAACGGGCCTGTCAGCAGGCGTTGAGCTACGCGCGGGAGCGCCGCCAGGGGCGGCGTCCGGACACCCCGCCCGGCCAGTCCGCGCCGATCATCGCATTTCCGGACGTCCGCCGGATGCTGATGACCATGAAGGCGCTCACCCAGGCCGCGCGCGCCATCTGCTACCTCACAGCGAGCGCGCTCGATCGTGCCCGGCTCGCGCCCGACGCGACCGAGCGCCAGCGCGCCCATGAGACGGCCTCGCTGCTGACGCCGATCGCCAAGGCCTTTTCGACCGATATCGGCTTCGAGGTCGCGTCCCTCGGCGTACAGGTCCATGGCGGCATGGGCTACATCGAGGAGACCGGCGCCGCCCAGCATCTGCGCGATGCCCGTATCGCCATGATTTACGAGGGAACGAATGGCATCCAGGCTATCGACCTCGTCACCCGCAAGATCGGCCAGTCGGACGGGGCGGCCGTCCACGCCCAGATCGCAGCCATCCGCCGCACCGGCACACGCCTCCTCGCCGCCAATCGGCCGGGCCTTGGGGTGACGGCGGCGCGCTTGCGCGGCGCGGTCGAAAGTCTCGACCGTGCGACGAGCTACCTCCTGTCGGTCTTGCAGGGCGGCCGGACCGACGATGCGCTGGCAGGCGCGACGCCCTATCTTAGGTTGTTCGCGATCGTACAGGGGCTGGCCTCACTCGCGGACATCGCGCTTGCCGACGACCACGATGCGCCGGGGAGCGCCACCCATGAAGCGCTGGCGCGCTTCTTCGCGGACCATATCACCATCGGGGCGGATGGCCTGGCGGCCGAGGTCATGGGAGGCGCCGGCGTGCTCGGGGAGGGTGAGGCGGTGCTGTTCGCTTGA
- a CDS encoding L-threonylcarbamoyladenylate synthase encodes MATSVPPVATECLAVDAAGIARAASLLKAGRLVAFPTETVYGLGGDATQGAAVAAIYAAKGRPQFNPLISHVADFTAARKLGQFNALACRLADAFWPGPLTLVVPRAPDCPVSELASAGLDSIAIRIPAHPVALDLLRTVGCPLAAPSANPSGGVSPTTAAHVLGDLDGVIAAVIDGGATVVGLESTVVSCLEDRPRLLRPGGTSRRAIEEVLGMALDTPDEADATAPHSPGQLASHYAPHASLRMNATTIVPGEAVLLFGRERPAGLERAAMVLNLSETGDLIEAAANLFSHLRRIDATRPAAIAVTPVPDHDLGEAINDRLRRAAAPR; translated from the coding sequence ATGGCGACCAGCGTTCCCCCTGTGGCGACGGAATGCCTGGCGGTCGACGCGGCGGGCATCGCCCGCGCGGCTAGTCTTCTGAAGGCGGGGCGGCTTGTCGCCTTCCCGACGGAGACTGTCTATGGCCTTGGCGGCGATGCGACCCAGGGCGCGGCCGTCGCAGCGATCTATGCGGCCAAGGGCCGGCCCCAGTTCAATCCGCTGATCTCCCATGTCGCCGACTTCACGGCGGCCCGCAAGCTCGGCCAGTTCAACGCGCTCGCCTGCAGGCTCGCCGATGCCTTCTGGCCGGGTCCGCTGACCCTCGTCGTGCCCCGCGCGCCGGACTGCCCGGTATCGGAGCTCGCGAGCGCCGGGCTCGACAGCATCGCCATCCGCATCCCCGCCCATCCCGTCGCGCTCGATCTGCTGCGCACTGTCGGGTGTCCACTCGCCGCGCCCTCCGCCAATCCCTCGGGCGGCGTGAGCCCCACGACGGCCGCCCACGTGCTGGGCGATCTCGATGGGGTCATCGCCGCCGTGATCGATGGCGGCGCGACGGTTGTCGGTCTGGAGTCGACGGTCGTGTCGTGTCTGGAAGACAGACCTCGCCTTCTGCGGCCTGGAGGCACCAGTCGCCGCGCGATCGAGGAGGTGCTGGGCATGGCGCTGGACACGCCCGACGAGGCTGATGCGACAGCGCCGCACTCCCCCGGGCAGCTCGCCTCGCACTATGCCCCTCATGCGAGCCTGCGCATGAACGCCACAACGATTGTACCCGGCGAGGCCGTGCTTCTTTTCGGCCGCGAGCGGCCTGCCGGCCTTGAGCGTGCGGCGATGGTGCTGAACCTCAGCGAGACCGGCGACCTGATCGAAGCCGCAGCCAACCTTTTTTCCCACCTGCGCCGGATCGATGCGACACGGCCGGCGGCCATCGCCGTCACCCCCGTTCCCGATCATGACCTGGGCGAGGCCATCAACGACCGGCTGCGGCGGGCCGCGGCTCCGCGCTGA
- the wrbA gene encoding NAD(P)H:quinone oxidoreductase, giving the protein MAKVLVLYYSSYGHIEAMAQAVAEGAREAGAEVVVKRVPETVPEETAKGAGFKLDQQAPVATVAELPEYDAIIFGAPTRYGSFASQMRAFIDQTGGLWATGALVGKVGSAFTSSATQHGGQESTILTFLPTLLHHGFVVVGLPYAFAGQMGLEEIKGGSPYGASTIAGADGSRQPSAVELDGARFQGKHVATIAAKLAG; this is encoded by the coding sequence ATGGCGAAGGTTCTTGTCCTGTACTACTCCTCCTACGGCCACATCGAGGCCATGGCCCAGGCGGTTGCCGAGGGCGCGCGGGAGGCGGGTGCTGAGGTTGTCGTGAAGCGTGTGCCGGAGACTGTGCCCGAAGAAACCGCGAAGGGCGCGGGTTTCAAGCTCGATCAGCAGGCCCCGGTCGCCACCGTCGCCGAGCTTCCTGAGTATGACGCCATCATTTTCGGCGCGCCGACCCGCTACGGCAGCTTTGCCTCACAGATGCGCGCCTTCATCGACCAGACCGGCGGGCTGTGGGCCACGGGTGCCCTGGTTGGCAAGGTGGGCTCTGCCTTCACCTCGTCGGCCACCCAGCATGGTGGCCAGGAATCCACCATCCTGACCTTCCTGCCGACGCTTCTCCATCATGGTTTTGTCGTCGTCGGGCTGCCCTATGCCTTCGCCGGCCAGATGGGCCTCGAAGAGATCAAGGGTGGCTCACCCTACGGCGCCTCGACCATCGCCGGCGCCGATGGGAGCCGCCAGCCCTCCGCCGTCGAGCTCGATGGCGCTCGCTTCCAGGGCAAGCATGTTGCGACGATCGCCGCGAAGCTCGCTGGCTAG
- a CDS encoding MFS transporter has protein sequence MATSPSTAGTSAAKGPAAPEIIILAGCLIALISFGPRAASGLFLLPMSADYGWGREVFSLALAVQNLLWGIGSPFAGAIADRYGIVRVFFVGTILYVLGLALMTQASTPGMLNLSAGVMIGFALSGCSFNLVLGAFGKLLPDRWKPMAFGAGTAAGSFGQFLFPPLGHFFIESFGWQMTLLIFAGSLLPILPLSMALATRGTAAGTTATASAASQSVRQALTEAFRHPSYVLLVIGFFTCGFQLAFITVHLPAYLEDMGLPGWVGGWTLAAIGLANVAGSLLSGYLTSRMPKRWILSLIYILRSAVTVAFIMLPASPASAITFGVLTGILWLSTIPPTSALVLLMFGARYMAMLYGFAFFSHQVGGFLGVWLGGVLYESFGSYAIVWWLSVALGVASAVINLPIKERAVSRPQPA, from the coding sequence ATGGCCACATCACCGTCGACTGCCGGGACCTCCGCGGCAAAAGGACCTGCCGCGCCTGAGATCATCATCCTGGCAGGGTGTCTGATCGCGCTCATTTCCTTCGGTCCCCGCGCCGCGAGCGGGTTGTTCCTGCTGCCGATGAGCGCGGACTACGGCTGGGGACGCGAGGTATTCAGCCTCGCGCTCGCCGTTCAGAACCTGCTCTGGGGCATTGGCTCGCCTTTCGCTGGCGCGATCGCGGATCGCTATGGCATCGTGCGGGTCTTCTTCGTGGGCACCATTCTCTACGTGCTCGGCCTTGCACTGATGACGCAGGCCTCGACGCCCGGGATGCTCAATCTCTCTGCCGGCGTCATGATCGGCTTTGCCCTGTCCGGCTGCTCCTTCAACCTCGTGCTCGGCGCCTTCGGCAAGCTGCTGCCGGACCGGTGGAAACCAATGGCGTTCGGCGCCGGCACGGCGGCCGGGTCGTTCGGGCAGTTCCTGTTTCCGCCGCTCGGACATTTCTTCATCGAGAGCTTCGGCTGGCAGATGACGCTGCTCATCTTCGCGGGCAGCCTCCTGCCGATCCTGCCGCTCTCCATGGCGCTCGCGACGCGCGGCACGGCCGCAGGCACCACCGCCACGGCTTCGGCCGCCAGCCAGTCTGTCCGCCAGGCGCTGACGGAAGCGTTTCGTCACCCGAGCTACGTCCTTCTGGTCATCGGCTTCTTCACCTGCGGCTTTCAGCTGGCCTTTATCACCGTGCATCTGCCAGCCTATCTCGAGGACATGGGGCTGCCGGGCTGGGTCGGGGGCTGGACGCTGGCCGCCATCGGTCTTGCCAATGTCGCCGGCTCGTTGCTGTCCGGCTACCTGACGAGTCGCATGCCGAAGCGTTGGATCCTGTCGCTGATCTACATCCTGCGCTCGGCCGTCACCGTCGCCTTCATCATGCTGCCGGCCTCGCCGGCCTCGGCCATCACCTTCGGCGTGCTCACCGGCATCCTGTGGCTGTCGACCATTCCGCCGACCTCGGCGCTCGTCCTGTTGATGTTCGGCGCGCGCTACATGGCGATGCTCTATGGCTTCGCCTTCTTTTCCCACCAGGTCGGCGGCTTCCTGGGCGTCTGGCTGGGCGGCGTGCTCTATGAAAGCTTCGGCTCCTACGCGATCGTCTGGTGGCTGTCGGTGGCTCTGGGGGTGGCTTCCGCCGTGATCAACCTCCCGATCAAGGAGCGCGCGGTGTCGCGGCCACAGCCGGCCTGA
- the nadA gene encoding quinolinate synthase NadA: MTGHVATRINVSSESKVTSGAKVTSGAKVTSGAKVTSAAKGTSETKRTARRFPPVAVPDLTYTPQVEAATAHLYERVKSVIPPVEWPFFAPYVKAINELKKERNAVILAHNYQTPEIYNCVADVVGDSLQLARLAAKAEADVIVQGGVHFMAETSKLLSPEKTVLIPDAAAGCSLAESITGADVRLLRERYPGVPVVAYVNTSAEVKAEVDICCTSSNAVQVVESLGVDRVLFVPDQYLAKYVASQTKVEIIAWKGACEVHERFTGAELRAYRDADPSVSIIAHPECPPDVIAEADFAGSTAHMIDWVKTHRPRRVVMVTECSMADNVATETPGVEFVRPCNLCPHMKRITLPKILDSLIHMREEVVIEPELAARARRSVERMVNLKS; the protein is encoded by the coding sequence ATGACCGGCCATGTTGCAACTCGGATCAATGTCTCCTCCGAGTCCAAGGTCACCTCTGGGGCCAAGGTCACCTCTGGGGCCAAGGTCACCTCTGGGGCCAAGGTCACTTCTGCGGCCAAAGGGACTTCCGAGACGAAGCGCACAGCGCGCCGTTTCCCACCCGTCGCGGTGCCGGACCTGACCTACACGCCTCAAGTCGAGGCCGCGACCGCTCATCTCTACGAGCGCGTCAAGTCGGTGATCCCGCCGGTCGAATGGCCGTTCTTCGCGCCTTACGTCAAAGCCATCAACGAGCTCAAGAAAGAGCGCAACGCGGTCATCCTGGCGCATAACTACCAGACGCCGGAGATCTACAACTGCGTGGCGGACGTGGTGGGCGACTCCCTGCAACTCGCCCGCCTCGCGGCCAAGGCCGAGGCGGATGTGATCGTCCAGGGCGGCGTGCACTTCATGGCCGAGACCTCGAAGCTCCTCAGCCCCGAGAAGACGGTCCTCATCCCGGATGCCGCCGCAGGCTGCTCGCTGGCCGAGTCCATCACCGGCGCGGACGTCCGTCTTCTGCGCGAGCGTTATCCCGGCGTGCCCGTGGTCGCCTATGTCAATACCTCGGCCGAGGTGAAGGCGGAGGTCGATATCTGCTGCACGTCCTCCAACGCCGTCCAGGTCGTGGAGAGCCTCGGCGTGGACCGCGTGCTCTTCGTGCCGGATCAATATCTCGCGAAATATGTCGCGTCCCAGACCAAGGTCGAGATCATCGCCTGGAAGGGAGCCTGCGAGGTGCATGAGCGCTTCACAGGCGCCGAACTGCGCGCCTACCGCGACGCGGACCCGTCCGTCAGCATCATCGCGCATCCGGAATGCCCGCCGGACGTGATCGCCGAAGCGGATTTCGCCGGCTCGACCGCCCATATGATCGACTGGGTGAAGACCCACCGCCCGCGCCGCGTCGTCATGGTCACGGAGTGCTCCATGGCCGACAATGTCGCGACCGAGACACCCGGCGTCGAATTCGTCCGACCGTGCAATCTCTGCCCGCATATGAAACGGATCACCCTGCCGAAGATCCTCGACAGCCTGATCCATATGCGCGAGGAAGTGGTGATCGAGCCCGAGCTCGCCGCCCGCGCGCGCCGCTCCGTCGAGCGGATGGTCAATCTCAAGAGCTGA